One window of the Chryseotalea sp. WA131a genome contains the following:
- a CDS encoding DUF2911 domain-containing protein: MKRVLIIVGVILVILIGTLTYLRFFYTKSFSPESNVNFSNGDLKVHVFYNRPSKKGRVLFAKDGLVPFGKVWRTGANEATVFETNQALQFSGQNLPKGRYSLWTIPNETSWKIIFNSNIPSWGVGFDGQALRDSTKDVIKLESPVVLQEKEFEQFTISVEKVGEEMELILIWDKTLVAAPFMVK, encoded by the coding sequence ATGAAACGCGTATTGATTATTGTTGGAGTTATCTTGGTGATCCTGATCGGAACCTTAACGTATCTTCGTTTTTTCTATACCAAATCCTTCAGCCCCGAGTCGAATGTTAACTTTTCTAATGGGGATTTGAAGGTGCATGTCTTTTACAACCGCCCTTCAAAAAAGGGACGCGTTCTTTTTGCAAAAGATGGGCTGGTTCCCTTTGGCAAGGTTTGGCGCACGGGGGCCAACGAAGCCACCGTTTTTGAAACCAACCAGGCTCTGCAATTCTCGGGTCAAAATCTTCCAAAAGGACGATACAGCCTATGGACAATTCCCAACGAAACGAGTTGGAAGATCATTTTTAATAGCAATATCCCCTCCTGGGGGGTTGGGTTTGATGGGCAAGCGTTACGCGATTCCACTAAAGACGTTATCAAATTGGAAAGCCCCGTTGTATTGCAAGAAAAGGAATTTGAACAGTTTACCATCAGCGTAGAAAAAGTTGGCGAAGAAATGGAGCTGATTCTTATTTGGGACAAAACATTGGTGGCGGCACCCTTTATGGTTAAATAG
- a CDS encoding TIGR00730 family Rossman fold protein: MNICVFCGSSLGSKGVYKSVAHELGKLIAQSKSTLVYGGGNIGLMGVVADAVMEHNGEVIGIIPDFLLRREVAHHGITQLEVVESMHERKKRMADLSDSFIALPGGWGTLDELAEILTWKQLGLISSSIGILNINSFFNHLINQMQLMASHGFLQENYLQQVKIADNPKDMLIQMGAFHV; this comes from the coding sequence ATGAACATCTGCGTTTTTTGCGGAAGCTCATTGGGCTCAAAAGGTGTTTATAAAAGCGTAGCGCACGAATTGGGCAAACTGATTGCTCAATCAAAATCAACCTTGGTATACGGTGGTGGCAACATTGGCCTAATGGGCGTAGTGGCAGATGCTGTAATGGAACACAACGGAGAGGTGATTGGCATAATACCCGATTTTCTTTTGCGCAGAGAAGTAGCCCACCACGGCATCACCCAATTAGAGGTTGTAGAATCTATGCATGAACGCAAAAAGCGGATGGCCGATCTTTCGGATTCATTCATTGCTTTGCCGGGTGGATGGGGCACCTTGGATGAACTGGCCGAAATTCTTACTTGGAAACAATTAGGCCTCATCTCTTCCTCCATTGGCATCTTAAACATCAATTCTTTTTTCAATCATTTGATCAATCAAATGCAATTGATGGCCAGCCATGGCTTTCTTCAAGAAAATTATCTGCAACAGGTAAAGATTGCCGATAATCCCAAAGATATGCTCATCCAAATGGGTGCTTTCCACGTATAG